ATTGGCCAGGCCGTCGTTCCCGGCCTGGACCGCGCTGTACACGGCCAGGGACAGAGTCTGGGTCCGGCCAGGCAGGTTCCCGGCGATCATCAGGGTGGCTCCGAACTCTCCCATGGCCCGGGCAAAGGCCAGCATGGTCCCGGCCAGGATTCCACGCACGGCCAAGGGCAGGGAGATCCGCATCAAAACCCTCCATTCGCCGCATCCCAGGGTTCTGGCCGCGTCCTCGTATTTCCGGTCAACGTTTTCCAGGGCCGCCCTGGCCGACTTGAAGACCAGGGGGAAGGCCACCACGGCCGCGGCGATCACCGCCCCCTGCCAGGTGAACATGAGGGTGACGCCGAACATGGACTCCAGCCAGCGGCCGATGAACCCGTTTCGGCCCACCAGAACGATCAGATAGTAGCCCAGCACTGTGGGAGGCAGAACCATGGGCAGGGTGAATACGGCATCCAGCCCGTCCCGCCCGGGGAAACGGAACCGGTGCACGACCCAGGCCAGCAGCACCCCGAACACCAGAGCCAGAAGGGTGGCCAGGGCGGCCACCCGCAGGGTGAGCTGCAGCGGAAACCAGAACGAGGGGTCAAACATGGGC
This genomic interval from Deltaproteobacteria bacterium contains the following:
- the modB gene encoding molybdate ABC transporter permease subunit, with product MFDPSFWFPLQLTLRVAALATLLALVFGVLLAWVVHRFRFPGRDGLDAVFTLPMVLPPTVLGYYLIVLVGRNGFIGRWLESMFGVTLMFTWQGAVIAAAVVAFPLVFKSARAALENVDRKYEDAARTLGCGEWRVLMRISLPLAVRGILAGTMLAFARAMGEFGATLMIAGNLPGRTQTLSLAVYSAVQAGNDGLAN